In a single window of the Cucumis melo cultivar AY chromosome 11, USDA_Cmelo_AY_1.0, whole genome shotgun sequence genome:
- the LOC103497859 gene encoding protein SRC2-like, with translation MDLLSLEISVDSAEDLKKPDTYLPSRVKAYVVVSVTSGVFSEQRAQTNVDMEGGENPRWNFPMNFLIDLNAAKQDLNSLLTFTIKSETPQVHKCIGEIKVRILELFESVGDQNSMRYISRPIMDAFGRTRNARLNFIFSFREVELQESVTHEEISHLNEKIENVKNMNKRIAKDVAVRSNRSMAISGFATGLHATSLVKKYIDGTSSSEAATSTTSDTSDGSISVLDIIFSFFS, from the exons ATGGATCTCCTGAGTTTAGAAATCTCTGTGGACTCTGCTGAAGATCTTAAGAAACCTGATACTTATCTTCCCTCTAGGGTGAAGGCATACGTCGTCGTTTCGGTTACGAGTGGCGTTTTCAGCGAGCAACGAGCTCAAACCAACGTGGATATGGAAGGAGGTGAAAATCCCAGATGGAACTTTCCCATGAATTTTCTCATTGACCTAAACGCTGCAAAACAAGATCTCAACTCTCTTCTTACTTTCACTATCAAATCTGAAACCCCACAAGTACACAAATGCATCGGCGAAATCAAGGTTCGGATTTTAGAGCTTTTCGAGTCTGTTGGAGAC CAAAACTCCATGCGATACATTTCACGTCCAATCATGGATGCCTTTGGACGAACCAGGAATGCCAG GTTGAATTTCATATTCAGTTTTAGAGAGGTAGAATTACAAGAATCGGTGACGCACGAGGAAATATCACATTTAAATGAGAAAATTGAGAATGTGAAAAATATGAACAAAAGAATTGCCAAAGATGTGGCCGTGAGATCGAACAGAAGTATGGCCATCAGTGGTTTCGCAACAGGTTTGCACGCCACAAGCTTGGTGAAAAAGTATATTGATGGTACGAGTTCTAGTGAAGCTGCAACATCTACCACTTCGGACACGTCGGATGGTTCGATTTCGGTCCTTGATATAATTTTTAGCTTTTTTTCTTAA
- the LOC103497861 gene encoding flowering-promoting factor 1-like protein 1, giving the protein MSGVWVFRNGVVRLMENGGGTAAKGGQQSQLRRKALVFSPTAEVMTSYEALEKKLVTLGWERYYDDPNLLQFHKRSTVHLISLPKDFAKFKSMHMYDIVVKNRNHFEVIDT; this is encoded by the coding sequence atgtCGGGCGTTTGGGTGTTCAGAAACGGCGTCGTTCGGCTGATGGAAAACGGCGGAGGCACTGCGGCGAAGGGCGGTCAGCAGTCGCAACTCCGGCGGAAAGCGCTGGTGTTCAGCCCGACGGCGGAGGTGATGACGTCATACGAAGCGTTGGAAAAGAAATTGGTGACGTTGGGTTGGGAGCGGTATTACGATGATCCAAATCTGTTGCAATTTCATAAGAGATCGACGGTCCACCTTATTTCTCTCCCGAAGGATTTTGCTAAGTTCAAATCCATGCATATGTACGACATCGTCGTCAAAAATCGAAACCATTTCGAAGTTATAGAcacttaa